The genomic stretch CGCCTTGGGCGGCGACCTCTACCAGGGCGGGCGGCGCGCCAATGTGCCGGCGCCGGGCCACAGCGCCGGAGACCGCTCCATCTCCCTGCTCGTGAGCGAGGACCGGGTGGTGATCCATAGTTTCGGCGCCGCCGACTGGCGAGCCGTGCGCGATCATCTCGCGGAGCTCCGCCTCATCGATGGCTCGGGCCGGATCGCGGGTGTGGGGCGATCAGGGCCGTCAGTGTCCGCGATCCGGCCGGATCGTGCCGCACGCGTCGCGACCGCTCAGCGACTGTGGAACGGCGCGGGCCCGCTCGCGCCGGGGTCGGTGTCGCATCGCTATCTGGTCGGGCGAAGCGTGGAGCTGGGCCCGGGCTTTCTCCAGGACCTGCGTCACCATCCGGACGCCCCGGTGTCGGTGTTCCAGTCGGGAGGACCGACCCGCCCAGCCCTGGTCGCCCGGATCACCGATGCGGGCGGACGGATGACGGCGGTCGAACTCGTCTACCTCGATCCGAACGGCCGCCGCGCGGACCGGCTTCGTCTGCCCCGCAAGACGGTGGGCGTCGTGCCGCCCGGTTCGGCGGTGAGGCTGTCGCCTCAGGCGCAAGACATGATTGTCGGCGAGGGCGTCCTCACGGTCCTGTCCGCCTGCGAGCGCTTCGGACGACCCGGCTGGGCCCTGATGTCGGCGCACAATCTCTCGGCCTGGGTTCCGCCGCAGGAGGTCGGGCGCATCCTCATCGCGGCGGACCGCGGCGTCGCCGGCGAGCGGGCGGCCGCCCGCCTTCGGTCCCGGCTCTGCAGCCTCGGCGTCGCTGTCTCCGTCGCCCTGCCGCCGGAGCCGTTCGAGGACTGGAATGCGGCTGCGACCGGGAGGAAGGAGGGAGGGCGCTGAGGGGCGCCGGCGCGGCGGGGATGGTCCCCGGCGGCCGGTTGGAGAGCCTCCATGCCCCGATCATCCGCCGCTCGCGCGTCCAGGGTCGCCCCGGAAACCGCCCCCGAGGTCGCCGACGCCCCGACGCCCTTCCAGATCACCGCCGCGCGCGTCCGCCAGTTCGTCGCCCTGCGCGATCTCGGCGTCGCCCCTGAGAACCTTCGCGCCGGCGAACCGGCCGATAACGACATCCCGCAGCTGGCCGACACCCTGTTCGCCGCCGGCCAGCTGCAGCCGCTGACGGTTCGCCCGGGGCGACGAAAGGAAAAGGCCCATATGGCGCTCGACGGGCGTCGGCGGTTTCTGGCGCTGAGCCTGCTCGTCGCGCAGGGCCGGATCGACGACGGCTTCCTCGTTGATGTCTTCGTCGAGACCGATCCGGCTCGCCAGGCGGCGGCCGTCGTTCTCACCAACACCGCCGTGCCGGTCCATGTCGCCGACGTGATCGGCGCCATCGGCCGCATGCTGCGTGCGAAGCTGGAGGTTCCGGTCATCGCCCGGGCGCTGGGCTATGCCGAGATCGAGGTGAAGCGGCTGGCGGCCCTTTCGGCTCTCCCGGAGGTCGCCCTGCAAGCCCTGAAGGCGGGCCGGCTCACCCTGAAGCAGGCGAAGCTGCTGGCGCGGCTTCCGGATCGCGAAGAGCAGGTTGAACTCGCCCGCCTGGCGCTCGACGGCCATGGCTTCCAGGACTGGCGCGTCAACGAACGGCTGGACGTCAGCGCAGTCAACGCCGACGACGCCCGCTGCACCCTGGTCGGTTCTGAACGCTATGCGGCTGCGGGCGGTCGCACGGAGTCCGACCTGTTCGGCGAACGGGCCCCGGTGCTGCTCGATCCGGCCCTTCTGACCGAGGGGTGGATGAGGCGCGCCCGGGAGATCGCCCTGGCCTTCGAAGCCGAAGGGCTGACGGTGTATGTCACCGCGGGTGGCGAGCCCGATCTTCCCGACGACCTGGAGACGCCGGGCTATGTCCATGGCGGCATGCTCCCGGCGGCCGAGATGGCGGCCTACCGCGAGGCCCGGTCCTGCCATGAGGCGGCGTCGGAGGCCGCCGCCGAGATCCTTGCCGAGACGACGGAGCCGGGCCAGGTCGATGCCATCCTGGCGGACATGATACGGGCGAAACTCGCTATGGACCAGATCGCGCTGGGCGGGCGGGTCGTCACGATCCTCGTGCTCAGCCCGGACAGGTGGACCGGGATCCAGGTCCGTTCCTGGACCCCTGTGGAGCCGGAGGTCATCGACGATCCGGATCCACAGACGGAGGATGATTGGGACGTTGATCCGCAGGTTTCGCCGTTCTCGCCGCCTCAAGCCGCCGCGCCTGAGCCGGAGGTCGAAGGGGTCAATCATGCGCTCCACGCGGTGAGGACCGAGGCCGCCACGCGGGGTCTGATCCGCGCCCTGGCGGACGATCCCAAAACGGCGATGACGGCCCTGATCGCCCGGCTGTTCGGTCAGATCGTCCGTCGCACGCATGGCCCCCGCAGCGAGTCCGCGCTTGCGATTACGGCTCAGGCCTTCAACCCCGCCGGCGGACGGGTGATCGAGATGCTCGACGGCGTCGTGCGTCAGCGGCTCGACGACCGGCGCGCCGCCTGGGAGGCGTCAGGACGGACCTTGATCGGATGGGTGCATGGCCTGGATGACGCCGATCGCGCGAGCCTGCTCGCCGAGTTGACGGCGTTGAGCTTGGATCTGCGGGAGGAGCGGACCAGCCTGATCCGTCGTCCGGCCCGAGCCGAGGCGGCTGAACTGGCCGCTCTCGCCGGCGCAGACCTGACGCGGCACTGGACGCCCGATGCGCCGTTCCTGACGCCCCACTCCAAGCCGCTCCTGCTGGCCATGCTCGAGGCCATGGGCCAGGCGGATGTCCGGGCCGCCGTCCTGAAAAAGCCCGAGCTGGTCGCGCGCGTGGCCGAGCAGGCGGCCGCCCGTCGCTGGGCGCCGGCCGGCCTGTCGTGGACCGTCGCGACCGATCCGGACGGGGGAGAGACGGGTATTGTGGAAGGGGCGGGCGATGACGGGACAGCGGCCGACGCTCCCGGCGCGCCAGGGTCGGAGGACAAGACCGACGGCGCCGGGGCCTTTGAGGTCACGGCCTCCGGTGTGGACGCCTTGGCCCACGCAGCGGAGTGACGACGGACCGGCTGGGGCCGTCGCGCCGAAAAGGGGCGGCGGCCCTGCCGCGGCCGGGGGCCTCGGTCGGGTCGCTCCGCTTGCGCCCGGCGCGGCGGGCGCGGCGGGCGCCGAGGGCCGGCGAAGGCCATCCCGGGAAGGAGGGGGGAGGGAGGAAGGGCGGCCTCGGGCGAAGCGGGATGAGGGAGATCGTCTCCCGGCGGCTTCAAATCATAAGGAGACTGACATGCAGACCATGGTGTTCACCGGCCGATTGGCGGCCGATCCCCAGATCAGCGACGATTTCGGCAAGGCCGTCTTTCGCCTGCTCGAGAAGCGGGGTGTCGAGGCGTCCGGCAAGGACCGGCTCGTCGGCGTCAACTGCGTCAGCTGGTCGAAAGGCCTGAACGAAAAGGTCATCGCGCGCGGGCTTGCCCAGGGCTGCGAGGCCGTCGTCACCGGCGCCTTCATCGACACGGCCTACGCGACGAAGGACGGCCAGGAACGCACCGCCAAGGAGCTGGTGGTGAATCGTCTGACCGTCCTCGACTGGGCCGAGGCGCGCGACGGCGGCCCCGGCGAGGCGGCGGAAGGCGGCCGCGCCGCCGCCTGACCTCTTCACACCCTTCATCTTCAGGAGACTGACCATGCAATCCCTCGTCATCGAAGGCTATCTGGCCGCCGATCCCTCCATCCTCTCGGCCCAGGGCTCGGGCAGGAAGCGCGCGAGCTTCCGCGTGCTGGAGACCACCCGCTACCGTAAGGCCGACGGCACGCCGGGCGAACGCACCACCGGCTTCAACTGCGTCTGCTTCGGCGAGGCGACGACTGAGAACTACATCGCGCCGTTCGCCAGAAAAGGCAGCCGCGTCGTCCTCCAGGGCCATGTCGAGAACGACACCTGGACCGGCAAGGACGGGGTCGAACACTACGACCTGCGTCTGATCGTCAGCGACATCCGGCTCAAGAACCGCCGGGCGGCAGGCCCCAGGACTGATTCCGGCGATCGGCAGGTCCAGGAGCCTGCTGGCGGCTACGACCTCAACGACGAC from Brevundimonas sp. SL130 encodes the following:
- a CDS encoding ParB/RepB/Spo0J family partition protein — translated: MPRSSAARASRVAPETAPEVADAPTPFQITAARVRQFVALRDLGVAPENLRAGEPADNDIPQLADTLFAAGQLQPLTVRPGRRKEKAHMALDGRRRFLALSLLVAQGRIDDGFLVDVFVETDPARQAAAVVLTNTAVPVHVADVIGAIGRMLRAKLEVPVIARALGYAEIEVKRLAALSALPEVALQALKAGRLTLKQAKLLARLPDREEQVELARLALDGHGFQDWRVNERLDVSAVNADDARCTLVGSERYAAAGGRTESDLFGERAPVLLDPALLTEGWMRRAREIALAFEAEGLTVYVTAGGEPDLPDDLETPGYVHGGMLPAAEMAAYREARSCHEAASEAAAEILAETTEPGQVDAILADMIRAKLAMDQIALGGRVVTILVLSPDRWTGIQVRSWTPVEPEVIDDPDPQTEDDWDVDPQVSPFSPPQAAAPEPEVEGVNHALHAVRTEAATRGLIRALADDPKTAMTALIARLFGQIVRRTHGPRSESALAITAQAFNPAGGRVIEMLDGVVRQRLDDRRAAWEASGRTLIGWVHGLDDADRASLLAELTALSLDLREERTSLIRRPARAEAAELAALAGADLTRHWTPDAPFLTPHSKPLLLAMLEAMGQADVRAAVLKKPELVARVAEQAAARRWAPAGLSWTVATDPDGGETGIVEGAGDDGTAADAPGAPGSEDKTDGAGAFEVTASGVDALAHAAE
- a CDS encoding single-stranded DNA-binding protein is translated as MQTMVFTGRLAADPQISDDFGKAVFRLLEKRGVEASGKDRLVGVNCVSWSKGLNEKVIARGLAQGCEAVVTGAFIDTAYATKDGQERTAKELVVNRLTVLDWAEARDGGPGEAAEGGRAAA
- a CDS encoding toprim domain-containing protein, whose protein sequence is MSLHAIVAALGGDLYQGGRRANVPAPGHSAGDRSISLLVSEDRVVIHSFGAADWRAVRDHLAELRLIDGSGRIAGVGRSGPSVSAIRPDRAARVATAQRLWNGAGPLAPGSVSHRYLVGRSVELGPGFLQDLRHHPDAPVSVFQSGGPTRPALVARITDAGGRMTAVELVYLDPNGRRADRLRLPRKTVGVVPPGSAVRLSPQAQDMIVGEGVLTVLSACERFGRPGWALMSAHNLSAWVPPQEVGRILIAADRGVAGERAAARLRSRLCSLGVAVSVALPPEPFEDWNAAATGRKEGGR
- a CDS encoding single-stranded DNA-binding protein, giving the protein MQSLVIEGYLAADPSILSAQGSGRKRASFRVLETTRYRKADGTPGERTTGFNCVCFGEATTENYIAPFARKGSRVVLQGHVENDTWTGKDGVEHYDLRLIVSDIRLKNRRAAGPRTDSGDRQVQEPAGGYDLNDDIPF